The proteins below come from a single Leptotrichia sp. oral taxon 223 genomic window:
- the thrS gene encoding threonine--tRNA ligase, with the protein MIEMILPDGSKRQLENPMTVVEFAKSIGSSLGKATVGAIIDGVQVDPSHIIDKSGTIEIITNTSEKGIEIIRHSAAHIMAQAVQRLFPNTKVTIGPVIENGFFYDFDPEKPFTEEDLAKIEEEMTKIVKENYEFKRSEMTAEEAKKFFAEKGETYKVEIIEDLGADKVSIYQQGEFIDLCRGTHIPSTGYLKAFKLMSTAGAYWRGDSNNKMLQRIYGVAFATKKELDDYLTMMEEAEKRDHRKLGKQLDLFFVDEHGPGFPFFMPKGVELFNKLQEIWRIEHKKRGYQEIKTPIMLDKELWEISGHWFNYRENMYTSTIDEKEYAIKPMNCPGSIIAYKNNLHSYKDLPLKYGEMGLVHRHEFSGALHGLMRVRAFTQDDAHVFCTKEQIEEQIIEIIDLYDKFYTVFGFEYHIELSTKPDKAIGSDEIWEMAEANLKSALEHKGINYKLNPGDGAFYGPKIDFKMKDSIGRIWQCGTIQLDFNLPARFEMSYIGADGEKHEPVMIHRAMYGSMERFIGILIEHYAGAFPTWLAPVQARILTISDEQAPFAKELFTKLQDAGIRVELDTRVEKIGYKIREANGDQKIPVQLIIGKNEVANNEVNVRRFGSQDSKNISVNEIIETLKQESVVPFSK; encoded by the coding sequence ATGATAGAAATGATTTTGCCTGATGGTAGTAAAAGACAGTTGGAAAATCCTATGACTGTTGTAGAATTTGCAAAAAGTATTGGGAGCAGTCTTGGAAAGGCAACCGTTGGGGCGATAATTGACGGTGTGCAAGTTGATCCATCTCATATTATTGATAAATCTGGAACAATTGAAATAATTACTAATACAAGTGAAAAAGGGATAGAAATTATAAGACATAGTGCGGCACATATTATGGCTCAGGCTGTGCAAAGACTTTTCCCAAATACAAAGGTTACGATAGGGCCTGTTATTGAAAATGGATTTTTTTATGATTTTGACCCTGAAAAACCGTTTACTGAGGAAGATTTAGCAAAAATTGAAGAGGAAATGACAAAAATTGTAAAAGAAAACTATGAATTTAAAAGAAGTGAAATGACTGCCGAAGAAGCAAAAAAATTCTTTGCTGAAAAAGGTGAAACTTACAAAGTTGAAATAATTGAAGATTTGGGTGCAGATAAAGTTAGCATCTATCAGCAAGGTGAATTTATAGACTTATGCCGTGGAACACACATTCCATCTACTGGCTACCTAAAAGCATTTAAGTTAATGTCAACTGCTGGAGCTTACTGGCGTGGAGATTCAAACAATAAAATGCTTCAAAGAATTTACGGAGTGGCTTTTGCGACAAAAAAAGAGCTGGATGACTATTTGACAATGATGGAAGAGGCTGAAAAGAGAGACCACAGAAAATTAGGAAAACAGCTTGACTTGTTCTTTGTGGACGAACATGGACCAGGATTCCCGTTCTTTATGCCAAAAGGTGTGGAATTATTTAATAAATTGCAGGAAATCTGGAGAATTGAGCATAAAAAAAGAGGTTATCAGGAAATAAAAACTCCTATTATGTTAGATAAGGAACTGTGGGAAATTTCTGGACACTGGTTCAATTACCGTGAAAATATGTATACATCGACAATTGATGAAAAAGAATACGCAATAAAGCCTATGAACTGTCCGGGTTCAATAATTGCCTACAAGAATAATTTACATTCATACAAGGATTTGCCATTGAAATATGGAGAAATGGGACTTGTTCACAGACACGAATTTAGTGGAGCTTTACATGGACTCATGAGAGTTAGAGCATTTACACAGGATGATGCCCATGTTTTCTGTACGAAAGAACAAATTGAGGAACAAATTATCGAAATTATTGATTTATATGATAAATTCTATACTGTATTCGGATTTGAATACCACATTGAATTGTCAACAAAACCTGATAAAGCAATAGGTTCAGACGAAATATGGGAAATGGCTGAAGCAAACTTGAAATCAGCTTTGGAACATAAAGGAATTAATTACAAGCTAAATCCTGGAGATGGAGCATTCTACGGACCAAAAATCGACTTTAAGATGAAAGACTCAATCGGAAGAATCTGGCAATGTGGAACAATCCAGTTAGACTTTAACCTTCCAGCAAGATTTGAAATGAGCTATATCGGTGCAGACGGGGAAAAACACGAGCCAGTAATGATTCACAGGGCAATGTATGGAAGTATGGAAAGATTTATCGGAATCTTAATCGAGCATTACGCAGGGGCATTCCCAACTTGGCTGGCACCAGTACAAGCGAGAATCTTGACAATCTCTGACGAGCAGGCACCTTTCGCAAAAGAATTGTTTACAAAACTTCAAGACGCAGGAATCAGAGTGGAACTTGACACAAGAGTGGAAAAAATCGGATACAAAATTAGGGAAGCAAACGGAGATCAGAAAATACCAGTTCAATTAATAATCGGTAAAAATGAAGTTGCAAACAACGAAGTAAATGTAAGAAGATTTGGTTCACAAGACAGTAAAAATATATCAGTTAACGAAATTATCGAAACATTGAAACAGGAATCAGTTGTTCCGTTTTCAAAATAA
- the brxL gene encoding protease Lon-related BREX system protein BrxL, translating to MEDLNNRKVTDEKQNENIEEINTKLYKYFSGKIVRKDLTKKIKEGANVPVYVLEYLLGMYCSSTNDEDIEEGLKTVKKILAENYVRPDESEKIKSKLRENASYTVIDKVTVKLNLRENRYEAEFSNLALKGIPISDAYPSKYERLLGGGIWSIVQMEYFYDEGDKNRNPVTIRKLTPVQMPEIDFEEFKQMRENFTDEEWIDIILRSTGMEPDKFNERVKWLHLARLIPLVENNYNFCELGPRGTGKSHVYKEISPNSILVSGGQTTVANLFYNMGKGTMGLVGLWDCVAFDEVAGIKFKDQDGVQIMKDYMASGSFARGKEEKNATAGMVFVGNINQRVDILLKTSHLFDPFPDVMGQDMAFLDRMHCYLPGWEIPKYRPEFFTDNYGFITDYYAEIMRELRKISYSDAHDKYFRLGNQLNQRDVIAVKRTVSGMIKLIYPHGKFEKRDVEKILRFSLEMRRRVKEQLKKIGGMEFYDVNFSYISNDNFNEEYVSVPEQSSGSLIPEGIGKAGHLYTVSHGKNGMIGVFKIETQITKGTGKFEKTGLGNNRDAKESAETAFKYLKANGRSISGSISTVNNDYVVNYQDMKGIGMTSDLTLATLVAICSAALNKPVVSSAVILGNLSIGGTIIKVSELANILQVCLDSGAKKILLPITSASDLASVPSDLIVAFNLIFYSTAEDAVFKALGVE from the coding sequence ATGGAAGATCTAAATAATAGAAAAGTGACAGATGAAAAACAAAATGAAAACATAGAGGAAATAAATACAAAATTATATAAATATTTTTCTGGAAAAATTGTCAGAAAGGATTTGACAAAGAAAATAAAAGAAGGAGCAAATGTTCCAGTTTATGTATTGGAATATCTGCTAGGGATGTACTGTTCTTCTACAAATGATGAAGATATAGAAGAGGGATTGAAGACAGTTAAAAAAATACTGGCTGAAAATTATGTCAGACCAGATGAATCAGAAAAAATAAAATCAAAATTAAGAGAAAATGCATCTTATACTGTAATAGACAAAGTTACGGTAAAACTTAACTTAAGAGAGAATAGATACGAAGCGGAATTTTCAAATCTGGCATTAAAAGGGATACCAATATCTGATGCTTATCCATCAAAATATGAAAGACTGCTTGGAGGAGGTATCTGGAGTATAGTCCAGATGGAATATTTTTATGATGAAGGAGACAAGAATAGAAATCCAGTCACAATAAGAAAATTAACACCAGTACAGATGCCTGAAATTGACTTTGAAGAATTTAAGCAGATGAGGGAAAACTTTACTGATGAGGAATGGATAGACATTATTTTAAGAAGTACAGGAATGGAACCTGATAAATTCAATGAAAGGGTTAAATGGCTTCACTTGGCAAGATTAATTCCATTAGTAGAAAATAATTATAACTTTTGTGAATTAGGGCCTCGTGGAACTGGAAAATCACATGTATATAAGGAAATAAGCCCTAATAGTATACTTGTATCTGGAGGACAGACAACGGTAGCAAATTTATTCTATAATATGGGAAAAGGAACAATGGGTCTGGTAGGATTGTGGGATTGTGTTGCATTTGATGAAGTTGCTGGAATAAAATTCAAGGATCAGGATGGAGTTCAGATAATGAAGGATTATATGGCTTCAGGTTCATTTGCCAGAGGAAAGGAAGAAAAGAATGCTACTGCAGGAATGGTTTTTGTTGGAAATATAAATCAGCGTGTAGATATTCTTTTAAAAACTTCCCATTTATTTGATCCATTTCCAGATGTAATGGGACAAGATATGGCATTTTTAGACAGAATGCATTGCTACTTACCAGGATGGGAAATTCCAAAATACCGACCTGAATTTTTTACTGACAATTATGGATTTATAACAGACTACTATGCTGAAATAATGCGGGAATTACGTAAAATTTCATATTCAGATGCTCATGATAAATATTTTAGACTTGGAAATCAGTTAAATCAGAGGGATGTTATAGCTGTAAAAAGAACAGTTTCAGGAATGATAAAATTAATTTATCCTCATGGAAAATTTGAAAAGAGAGATGTTGAGAAAATTTTAAGATTTTCGCTTGAAATGAGAAGAAGAGTAAAAGAGCAGCTTAAAAAAATAGGAGGAATGGAATTTTATGATGTAAATTTCTCCTATATCAGTAATGATAACTTTAATGAAGAATATGTATCTGTTCCTGAACAGAGCAGTGGAAGCCTTATTCCGGAAGGAATTGGAAAGGCAGGACACCTATATACTGTTTCTCATGGAAAAAATGGGATGATAGGAGTGTTTAAAATTGAAACACAGATAACAAAAGGAACAGGAAAATTTGAAAAAACAGGATTGGGAAATAATAGGGATGCTAAAGAATCGGCTGAAACAGCATTTAAATATTTAAAAGCTAATGGAAGATCCATAAGCGGAAGTATAAGCACAGTGAATAATGACTATGTGGTTAACTATCAAGACATGAAAGGTATAGGAATGACTTCAGATTTAACATTAGCTACTTTAGTTGCCATCTGTTCAGCTGCATTGAATAAACCTGTTGTTTCAAGTGCAGTAATTTTAGGAAATTTAAGTATAGGTGGAACGATAATAAAAGTATCTGAACTTGCAAATATATTACAGGTATGTCTGGATTCAGGAGCAAAAAAGATACTGCTACCAATAACTTCAGCATCAGATTTGGCATCTGTACCATCAGATTTAATCGTAGCTTTCAACCTGATATTCTATTCCACGGCAGAAGATGCTGTATTTAAAGCTTTAGGAGTAGAATAA
- the rpmB gene encoding 50S ribosomal protein L28, whose amino-acid sequence MQRCEVFGKTVSHGNRVSHSHKATKRIWRPNLQTMLLTINNEEVRVRVCTKAMKTLKGKNNDQVKKILLKNKETLSPKILKALAK is encoded by the coding sequence ATGCAAAGATGTGAAGTTTTTGGAAAAACAGTAAGCCATGGAAATAGAGTAAGTCACTCTCATAAAGCTACAAAAAGAATTTGGAGACCTAATTTACAAACAATGCTTTTAACTATCAACAACGAAGAAGTTAGAGTAAGAGTTTGTACAAAAGCAATGAAAACATTAAAAGGGAAAAATAACGATCAAGTTAAAAAAATCTTGTTAAAAAACAAGGAAACATTAAGCCCTAAAATATTAAAAGCATTAGCAAAGTAA
- a CDS encoding Bax inhibitor-1/YccA family protein produces MRNDYDELETYNHNNDDYNEYNGQMTMTYDDLNKLVSSKVRGSMLWMVLGLLLTGGAGFLVYSGLESGSPIAYGILNMYWVFAVLEVVMVFGFTALLYRANSGTLRMMFVAYSILNGLTLSVIGLIYAPEIIFSAFLGTLTLFVVLAVYGYFTKENLTKFTPILIAGLITLILVSIINIFLQSSGVDLFISVIGVIIFTIFIAVDVNRIRNNIITYAVQEDSEILNKIEIVGALNLYLDFINLFLYILRILGRRR; encoded by the coding sequence ATGAGAAATGATTATGATGAATTGGAAACTTATAATCACAACAATGACGATTACAACGAATATAACGGACAAATGACGATGACTTATGATGATTTAAACAAACTTGTAAGTTCAAAGGTTCGTGGAAGCATGTTGTGGATGGTGCTGGGACTTCTTCTGACAGGAGGGGCAGGTTTTCTCGTTTACAGCGGACTGGAATCAGGAAGCCCGATTGCTTATGGAATTTTGAATATGTATTGGGTATTTGCTGTTCTGGAAGTAGTTATGGTATTCGGATTTACAGCATTGCTTTACAGAGCTAATTCAGGCACATTAAGAATGATGTTTGTTGCATATTCGATATTAAATGGACTGACACTTTCAGTTATTGGGCTTATTTATGCTCCGGAAATTATATTTTCAGCATTTTTAGGAACATTGACATTATTTGTCGTTTTAGCAGTTTATGGTTATTTTACTAAAGAAAATTTGACAAAATTTACACCAATATTAATTGCTGGGTTAATAACATTAATTTTAGTTAGTATTATAAATATTTTCCTTCAAAGTAGCGGAGTTGATTTGTTTATATCAGTAATAGGTGTAATTATCTTTACAATTTTCATTGCAGTTGATGTAAACAGAATAAGAAATAACATCATCACTTACGCAGTTCAGGAAGATTCAGAAATTTTGAACAAAATCGAAATTGTCGGTGCATTAAATTTATATCTGGACTTTATAAATTTATTCCTATACATTTTAAGAATTTTAGGAAGAAGAAGATAA
- a CDS encoding nucleoside triphosphate pyrophosphohydrolase family protein: MKRKIECVEEFHRIYKLGNSDKPIGKLENGLEKLRFDLMKEENEEYLEAAKKGDIVEVADALGDMLYILCGTIIEHGMQDVIEDVFEEIHRSNLSKLDENGKPIYREDGKVIKGPNYFPPNLKQFFQK, translated from the coding sequence ATGAAAAGAAAAATAGAATGTGTCGAGGAATTTCATAGAATTTATAAACTTGGAAATTCTGACAAGCCAATCGGAAAATTGGAAAATGGGCTGGAAAAATTAAGATTTGACTTGATGAAGGAAGAGAACGAGGAATATCTGGAAGCGGCTAAAAAAGGGGATATTGTGGAAGTTGCGGATGCTCTCGGGGACATGCTTTATATCCTTTGCGGGACGATAATTGAGCATGGGATGCAGGATGTTATTGAGGATGTGTTTGAGGAGATTCATAGAAGCAATTTGAGTAAACTGGATGAAAACGGGAAGCCAATTTACCGTGAAGATGGGAAGGTAATAAAAGGGCCAAATTATTTTCCACCAAATTTAAAACAATTTTTTCAAAAATAA